The Neorhodopirellula lusitana sequence AGTGCGTCGGCACAAGGCGGTGTTTTGCCATGATGGCAACAGGGCTCGAGAGTCACATAGGCGGTTGCCCCAGCGGCGTCTTCACCTGCTCGCTGGCAATCCGCCAACGCATTGACCTCGGCATGGGCTTCACCAAAGACCTGGTGATAGCCCTGTCCAATCAAACGACCGTCTCGGACGATCACGCACCCAACCATCGGGTTGGGTTCCACATAGCCTTGCCCCCGCCAAGCAAGTTCAATCGCTTGGTCCATCCAATGCTCGTCGGTAACGAGTTCAGATTCTTGAGGGGCTTCAGGCATGGCAATTCACGAATCGAGGCAATGCCTCAATCCATCCCGGGTACCCACAGCTTGCTGCCCGAATCACCGCCGGCGGGTGCCGCAGGTGCTCCGCCACCATCAGGCGTCCACAACCCGCCCCCATCGGCCGCTGAAGCAGGACCTGCTTGCGGCTGTTGAGCAGGCGAACCGTCTGGACGAATCAAGCCGAACTGAACCAGCATCTGCTGCAATTGCCCCATCACTTCGGGGTCATTGCCGTGCTGGCTGACGATCGTCTGCACGCACTCTTGGAACTTGTCAGGCTCGGCACGACGCAAGCGAAGCGGTAATTCAGTCAACAACAGCGATGCCGTCGACATCTTGTTCGCGGTTGCATATTCCTTGGCTGCTTCCAGGTTCTCGATCGCTTCGTCCCCACCCGTCGCGTGCTGCAACAAGAACGAGTAGCCCAGCAACTTCGCACCCGCAAGTTCACCTTCGGCCGGAATGTCCATCCCGATCAAACGCTGCGACGCGGCTCGACCGACCTGTGTCGCCGAAACCTGTTGCGCCCGCTGGATCAAGTACACCAAGTTTTCAGTGGACAACTCGCTGACATCGATCCGGTTCAGATCGTATGCCTGGACATCTTCCACTTCGTCGCCGGTCGGTTTGATCGGCTCTGGCTTGGCAACTCCGGCTACTTCGTACAATCGGTCGACAATGGTTTCGTCGCGGGAAACCAAGCTGTCTTCGCTTTCCAGATAACGAACCACTGCGGCTCGCTCGACCAGCTTCGACTCGTCACCGGAAGCTTCCGCCAAACTGCGACCATCCAGCAACGGCAAAGCGGTATTTGCCAAGTTATTCAAGACTCGATCAGCAAACAGATCCTTCTGGACCGCTTCGAACTCTGCAGCATCCTTCAGCTTCAAACCACCAGGCTGTGGCATGGCCGAAACAGCCAGTGGCAAGGTGCCTTCCACTTCCGAAGTGAACTCCACGTTCGGGATCGCCGAGGCCAAGACCTCACGAACGGTCGATTCCAACGCAGCATTGACGCCAATGATTTCGACCCGCGCCGCACGATCGGTTTCTTTTCCGTATACCGTGACCAAACCGATTGCTTCGGGAATTTGGTCCGTTGGTGGAATCCCATCGCTCTCCACAGCGTCGCGGTCAAGCAATTGATAGGCTGCTCGCGGGCCAACTTCTTGGTCGCCCTTCAACTGCTGCAGGACCTCAGCGGGCAAGTTGGCAAAGCGGCTATGGGCCGTCAACGCCATCATGACTTCATCAATCGCTTCGATGTCACCACGGAACAGAAGCTTTTCAACCGACACGGATGCCGATTCAGGGCCCACGACGAAACTCATCGCCAGGTACTTCGCTCGCTCGTCCAACGACAAACTTTCGCACTGAGCGAGCTTCTTCAACAGCTCAATCTGCTTGTCGAAATCGCCTCGCCAAATCGCACAGGTCAGCAAACCGGACAAAACCGCCGGCTGAAGCGGAGCGGACCGCTGCAGCGAATCAAACTTGTTCTCAGCCAGGACAATCTTGTTGTTTGCTAGCAACAACGCAGCCTCGTCATATCGCTCGGCCCAATCCACGTCGTCCGGACGTTTGATCAGGTCCGGCATCACCTTGGCCAGCAGGTTGATGTTCGGGTCGCGGTTGATCTGCTGCAGCACGTTGGCAGCCATGTTGCTGCCTTCGTAGCCGTCCGAAACGAACGCCAGCGTCGCATAAATTCGTGCAGTCAACAGGATTCCGTTGCCCGCCAAACCGTACGCCAACAACGACGAGACGTCCAAAACGAACGAATCGACCGTTTGGCCGCTCTCGGTCAACGCCTCCAACATCAACTCCGTCGCCTTGCCCAAATCCTGGCTGAACATCGCCGCGGCGGCACTTTGAGTCAGTGCCAGCGGGTTGGAAGGCTGCAGCCGAGTGAAGCGTTCGGCGTTCTCTTGCAGCGACTGATATTCCCGCAAATCCATCAACAAACGCCCGCGGATCGCCAGCGCCCATGCCGCATCGGGGTGTTCATCCAGTACTGCAGCCAAGCGATCCAGTGCAGGCACAAGCTGCCCACCCTCAACCATTTTCAGAACCCGGTCAAGCTCGTGAACGGAATCCTTGCACTTACAAAACTTGATTTTTTTTCCGCTACCGCACGGGCAAATCGCGTAGGTATCGATCGACATGGAGTCTCGCTAAATCTGACAAAGAGGGTGAATAACCTGGATTCCGTTTCGGCGAACAACTTACCACGCCCACGTCACACTCCCAAGGGACGTTATCGCCCGCCATTTCCCGGCCTTCGAACACCCCCGATGGCATGTCCAGCGAACCCAGATCGCCACCCAAACCGGCCCCATCAAATCAGCCCGCCCCGCCCCTACCGCCGAAGCCAATCTCGTAGCTCACCCGTTTCCGGCACCTGCCGTTGCCCGTGCTCAGTGATCCGGTCCAGCTCCTGATAGCGAACATGGGTCAGCTCCACGGTCCGATCAAACTCAGTCTGGATAGCGGTTTTGATGAACGGCCGTGCCTCACCCGCGTTCAAATACGTCACCAGCGGCCCCCGGCCGAACCACCTTGAATTGAGTTTCCGGTACGCCATCGCAATCAATGGCTCGCTTTCTTCACGCGTCAATTCAATCCTTGAATTCTGCAGCACGGATTGTCGAAACCGGTTCGCGATACGCGGGTCACCCGAAATCCGCACATGATCCAACTCATGCAACAACAACGGTGATTCCCAAAACCCATCTCGCTCCGGCATGTCCCGAAACCAAATCCGATGGGTCACCGACAAACGCACCCGTTTGAACTTCACCCGGACGGCGAGCTGTTTGACCGAGTCCGGGGTGCGCGGGTCCTTGACCGTTTCCCAAGAACAAGAGCTGTCGAACCGGAAACTCATCCGAAACCGAGTCTCGGCATCAAAACGCCGACTCTGGCCACCCGTCGACCGCACACCGTCAGCCAACGACGGCCGCTCTCCACCGATTAAAAACGTCAACTCATTCTGCTGAACCAGCGACTTCAACTCCTTTGGCACCGGCGGTAAGTCCGCAAGAGTCAACGTTTGCCGAGAACCCTGTTCAGCTGGTTGGATTGGCGATTCCCCCCAGGCCATCCCGATCCACATACAGCCGATCCCCAACAGGAAGATCGGCATTCGAATCGAGCGTTCCAAGATGGCTGATGCGATCAATCTCGCGACCCCGGTGTGATGTTGAGCTCAACCGGTTTCCCGTCTCGCTGGACGATGATCTTCACTTCCTGACCAATTTTCAAAGCTTCAATCGCGTAGGTGTAATCGTAAATATCCTCGATTTTGCGACCGGCCAATTCCACGATCACATCGCCGCCTCGCAAACCAGCCTTCTCAGCAGGGCCTTCCGAGCCAACACCACTCAGCTTCAAACCTTTGATATCACCCGCCGCATAATCCGGGATCGTGCCCAAGTACGCCGTCAATCGCGCCCGCGGTACCTCCTGACTAGCCGGGCCTTCATCCAGTTCAAATGCTGGTGTGGCGTCCGCCGCCAAGTAACCTCGCGTCAACA is a genomic window containing:
- a CDS encoding protein-disulfide isomerase, whose protein sequence is MSIDTYAICPCGSGKKIKFCKCKDSVHELDRVLKMVEGGQLVPALDRLAAVLDEHPDAAWALAIRGRLLMDLREYQSLQENAERFTRLQPSNPLALTQSAAAAMFSQDLGKATELMLEALTESGQTVDSFVLDVSSLLAYGLAGNGILLTARIYATLAFVSDGYEGSNMAANVLQQINRDPNINLLAKVMPDLIKRPDDVDWAERYDEAALLLANNKIVLAENKFDSLQRSAPLQPAVLSGLLTCAIWRGDFDKQIELLKKLAQCESLSLDERAKYLAMSFVVGPESASVSVEKLLFRGDIEAIDEVMMALTAHSRFANLPAEVLQQLKGDQEVGPRAAYQLLDRDAVESDGIPPTDQIPEAIGLVTVYGKETDRAARVEIIGVNAALESTVREVLASAIPNVEFTSEVEGTLPLAVSAMPQPGGLKLKDAAEFEAVQKDLFADRVLNNLANTALPLLDGRSLAEASGDESKLVERAAVVRYLESEDSLVSRDETIVDRLYEVAGVAKPEPIKPTGDEVEDVQAYDLNRIDVSELSTENLVYLIQRAQQVSATQVGRAASQRLIGMDIPAEGELAGAKLLGYSFLLQHATGGDEAIENLEAAKEYATANKMSTASLLLTELPLRLRRAEPDKFQECVQTIVSQHGNDPEVMGQLQQMLVQFGLIRPDGSPAQQPQAGPASAADGGGLWTPDGGGAPAAPAGGDSGSKLWVPGMD